In the genome of Aspergillus luchuensis IFO 4308 DNA, chromosome 2, nearly complete sequence, one region contains:
- a CDS encoding uncharacterized protein (COG:S;~EggNog:ENOG410PVQ8) produces the protein MSGKVPHAAFCEEYDEDAHVILPDTRQVANLTSKRSKPVLRSPAAPLVDVASDSGYSSRTAATVNSTQSGPSGRKSPVPLKLDTTLVKRADLGRVRSKSSREQSKPRIVRPPREDKMQVGAYPNGVSHAPAHAQRSPSRPRRRETSQMRHYPGTCWECDQGLYHASSTPVDSRPSMDYPYYMSQPPSSAHDYPPPPSPRGDPRYAPNPVQDIHVSRSSRPSARGGGPIYHPNNRPVSFHGMLPGMGQMVYQPSSMSRYEHGPPPSSSAYAYNPSSYAPSHYSQQSPYYSGMSDYGAPSEHRQERSVSSTRDGRGRRPSVYGAPVVDYDSASAAFDDDEPLDAAPPVPPPPPREPRPRLPSHSSHDRDEDYYRRPPLKHKNTPQIIQKRPEPRKGVSAPSVTSDRHSARSFDMADMKDALPDGYGYRRSSRETVVPARSRSYRRPTAYHESARPSRIAVENSRRRQPTIYDFPDDDDEDEDEDEDEDDEMDEKHREAEEYQATRTAKPPVPPAPPVPLTADALFKAKSSQRAESDSGSQKSRSSRGSDARTQSGSNAGSKPEEDNNIVMTLNGVTMSFPQDGGKKISVRTGETGAVELNIEGKQRPKKELEDARRVREIEESRRVREIEDARRVREIEDARRVRSDRKSDRASRRSSRSTYGGRY, from the exons ATGTCTGGAAAAGTCCCTCACGCCGCCTTCTGTGAGGAATatgatgaagatgcccaTGTCATCCTTCCCGACACTCGTCAAGTCGCCAACCTCACTTCTAAGCGCTCCAAGCCTGTCTTGAGATCGCCTGCAGCCCCCCTGGTCGACGTTGCAAGTGACTCCGGCTATTCTAGTCGTACCGCCGCCACCGTCAACAGCACCCAATCTGGGCCGTCGGGCCGGAAGAGTCCTGTCCCTCTTAAATTAGACACCACCCTCGTCAAACGTGCTGACCTTGGCCGCGTTCGATCCAAAAGCAGCAGAGAACAATCCAAACCTCGGATCGTTCGTCCCCCTCGTGAGGACAAAATGCAGGTCGGCGCCTATCCCAACGGCGTGAGCCATGCTCCTGCCCACGCTCAGCGGTCTCCCTCCAGGCCCCGTCGCCGTGAGACTTCGCAGATGCGCCACTACCCCGGCACCTGCTGGGAGTGTGATCAGGGCTTGTACCATGCTTCGTCAACTCCAGTCGACAGCCGACCATCCATGGATTATCCTTACTACATGTCGCAGCCTCCCTCATCGGCTCACGactatcctcctcccccgtcaCCGCGCGGGGACCCCCGGTACGCTCCCAACCCGGTCCAGGACATTCATGTGTCCCGCTCCAGCCGCCCCTCCGCCCGTGGCGGGGGTCCCATCTACCATCCCAACAACCGACCGGTGAGCTTTCATGGCATGCTGCCTGGCATGGGACAGATGGTGTACCAACCCTCCAGCATGAGCCGCTACGAACATGGGCCCCCGCCGTCCTCGTCAGCGTACGCCTACAACCCCTCCTCGTATGCGCCGTCTCATTACTCGCAACAGTCGCCTTATTACAGCGGCATGTCCGACTACGGCGCCCCTTCCGAGCATCGGCAGGAGCGATCGGTTTCCAGCACACGGGATGGGCGGGGGCGGCGCCCGTCTGTATATGGTGCGCCTGTGGTTGATTACGACTCTGCCTCAGCTGCTTTCGATGACGACGAGCCCTTGGATGCTGCCCCTCCTgtgccaccaccgccgcctcgGGAGCCTCGACCTCGCCTACCctctcattcttctcatGATCGCGACGAGGACTACTATCGCCGGCCACCGCTTAAGCACAAGAACACCCCGCAAATCATCCAGAAACGCCCAGAGCCGCGTAAAGGAGTATCGGCACCCTCCGTTACGTCCGATCGGCATTCTGCTCGGTCCTTTGATATGGCTGATATGAAGGATGCTTTGCCTGACGGCTACGGCTACCGCCGCTCCTCCCGGGAGACGGTCGTGCCGGCACGAAGCCGCAGCTACCGGCGCCCTACAGCCTATCACGAATCCGCTAGACCCTCGCGGATTGCCGTGGAGAACTCTCGTCGCCGTCAGCCAACTATCTACGACTTtcccgacgatgacgatgaagacgaggacgaggacgaggacgaggatgacgagatggatgagaagcatcgcgaggcggaggagtaCCAAGCTACCCGCACAGCGAAGCCACCAGTGCCTCCGGCGCCACCCGTGCCGTTGACGGCAGATGCTCTCTTCAAGGCCAAGTCCTCGCAGCGCGCCGAGAGCGACAGTGGCAGCCAGAAGAGTCGCAGCAGCCGTGGCAGCGATGCCCGCACGCAGAGCGGTAGTAACGCTGGGTCCAAGCCAGAAGAGGATAACAACATCGTCATGACGCTAAACGGGGTCACGATGAGTTTCCCTCAGGATGGTGGAAAGAAGATCAGTGTCCGGACAGGCGAAACTGGGGCGGTCGAGCTGAACATCGAAGGCAAGCAGCGACCGAAAAA GGAACTCGAAGATGCCCGACGAGTAAGGGAGATCGAAGAGTCCCGGCGGGTGAGGGAGATTGAAGATGCCCGGCGGGTGAGGGAAATTGAAGATGCCCGGCGGGTACGGAGTGATCGCAAGTCAGATCGTGCCAGTCGACGCTCTAGCCGATCGACCTACGGCGGTCGATACTAG
- a CDS encoding putative ABC transporter (COG:Q;~EggNog:ENOG410PFGP;~InterPro:IPR043926,IPR027417,IPR003593,IPR017871, IPR003439,IPR013525;~PFAM:PF01061,PF00005;~TransMembrane:6 (i369-391o403-426i447-470o482-503i510-532o607-628i);~go_component: GO:0016020 - membrane [Evidence IEA];~go_function: GO:0005524 - ATP binding [Evidence IEA];~go_function: GO:0016887 - ATPase activity [Evidence IEA];~go_function: GO:0042626 - ATPase-coupled transmembrane transporter activity [Evidence IEA]), protein MDVLSSKLDGSDLERNEATSFFKNNTVNNFSWRDLTVTVKDRHTKQPRNLIDGISGSVQQGELVALMGPSGCGKTTLLNVLARRAASSGAKTTGDGYIDGKTVDNATFGRLTSYVEQEDALIGSLTVRETLKFAADLSLPSSVTKLQRKERIHSLLQAFGIQNQASTLVGTPIRKGISGGQKRRVSVASQLMTCPKILFLDEPTSGLDSSASFEVISYVKEMAVANNLIIIASIHQPSTTTFQLFDKLLLLSSGKTCYFGPVKEVPTYFDSIGYSLPANTNPAEFILDLVSSDFAGSTHAMSKDQVQRIHASWTESPNAAALTEQVSQRTVLSEKQSAKFDMDELSRPGILSITLTLLHRSFIKSYRDVVAYGIRIVMYLGLAIMMGTVWLRLHTEQSYIQPFINAIFFGSAFMSFMAVAYVPAFIEDRMTFIKERANGLYGALPFIVSNFIIGLPFLFLISLLFSIISYWLSNFSPTATSFFTWVMWLFLDLVAAESLVVFMTSIFPNFVISLALVAFANGLWMSVGGFLVTPKILNPFWKYVFHYIDYQAYVFQGMMVNEFQHRIYSCGDSCQCMYQTDLANECKIRGIGVLQEYGYATGRTGKWVGILVGIIAVYRLFAYFALVLRRT, encoded by the exons ATGGATGTCCTCTCATCTAAGCTTGATGGCTCGGACCTCGAGCGCAATGAAGccaccagcttcttcaaaaaCAATACCGTCAACAACTTTTCCTGGCGCGATCTCACCGTCACCGTCAAGGACCGCCATACCAAACAGCCCCGGAACCTGATCGATGGGATCAGCGGGTCAGTCCAGCAAG GCGAACTAGTCGCTTTGATGGGTCCCTCGGGATGCGGCAAGACTACTCTACTCAACGTTTTGGCTCGTCGCGCAGCATCATCGGGAGCAAAGACTACTGGAGATGGCTATATAGATGGCAAGACGGTCGATAATGCGACATTTGGTCGACTCACTTCTTACGTGGAGCAGGAGGATGCACTGATCGGGTCGTTGACGGTGCGCGAGACATTGAAGTTTGCCGCAGATCTCTCGTTGCCCAG CTCGGTTACGAAACTTCAACGGAAAGAGCGCATTCACTCTCTTTTACAGGCATTTGGAATTCAGAACCAGGCATCCACTTTGGTTGGCACGCCCATTCGCAAGGGAATCAGTGGTGGTCAGAAACGGCGTGTTAGCGTGGCGAGTCAACTCATGACGTGCCCTAAGATTCTGTTTTTGGATGAACCGACCAGTGGACTGGACTCATCGGCCAGTTTCGAGGTCATCTCCTACGTTAAGGAGATGGCGGTTGCTAACAAC CTCATCATTATCGCCAGTATCCATCAGCCGTCCACAACTACATTCCAGCTTTTCGAtaagctgctcctcctctcgAGCGGGAAGACGTGCTACTTCGGTCCTGTCAAGGAAGTGCCGACCTATTTCGACAGTATTGGCTATTCGCTGCCAGCAAACACCAACCCGGCCGAGTTCATCCTCGATCTGGTCAGCTCCGACTTTGCAGGCAGCACACACGCCATGTCCAAGGATCAGGTCCAGCGGATTCATGCAAGCTGGACTGAGTCCCCCAACGCCGCAGCGCTAACAGAGCAGGTCTCGCAGCGGACCGTCTTATCCGAGAAGCAGTCGGCGAAATTCGACATGGACGAGCTAAGTCGCCCAGGCATTCTCAGCATCACTCTTACTCTCTTGCACCGCTCCTTCATCAAGAGTTACCGTGATGTCGTGGCATACGGCATCCGTATCGTCATGTACCTGG GGCTGGCGATCATGATGGGAACCGTCTGGCTGCGCCTACACACAGAACAGAGCTACATCCAGCCTTTTATCAACGCGATC TTCTTCGGCTCCGCCTTCATGAGCTTCATGGCCGTAGCCTACGTCCCCGCCTTCATCGAGGACCGCATGACCTTCATCAAAGAACGCGCCAACGGTCTCTACGGCGCCCTCCCCTTCATCGTCTCCAACTTTATCATCggcctccccttcctct TCCTaatctccctcctcttctccatcatctcctacTGGCTCTCCAACTTCAGCCCCACCgccacctccttcttcacctgggTAATGTGGCTCTTCCTGGACCTCGTCGCCGCCGAATCactcgtcgtcttcatgacctccatcttccccaacttcGTCATCTCCCTTGCCCTCGTCGCCTTCGCCAACGGCCTCTGGATGAGCGTCGGCGGATTCCTCGTCACCCCCAAGATCCTCAACCCGTTCTGGAAATATGTTTTCCACTACATCGATTACCAG GCATACGTCTTCCAAGGCATGATGGTGAACGAATTTCAACATAGAATCTACTCCTGCGGTGACTCCTGCCAATGCATGTACCAAACGGATTTGGCCAATGAGTGCAAGATCCGGGGGATAGGCGTACTTCAGGAATACGGGTATGCTACGGGTAGGACGGGGAAGTGGGTGGGCATTCTGGTGGGCATTATTGCTGTGTATCGGCTTTTTGCGTATTTTGCGTTGGTGCTGAGGAGGACTTAG